One window from the genome of Xenorhabdus bovienii SS-2004 encodes:
- the ubiT gene encoding ubiquinone anaerobic biosynthesis accessory factor UbiT has product MLGKIHSHLVSQEPTLLRLSLKVTPFALPHQVLEQLLGWQFHGVLAEGELAFLESRREDPDTLFFQHRLRIEGNTELGLHVKNLVDAIRLGSMPSILRLGLLCLAEFIKAGQKEGVDQHDRALSSC; this is encoded by the coding sequence GTGTTAGGTAAAATCCACTCCCATTTAGTCAGTCAAGAGCCAACATTACTGCGTCTTTCATTGAAGGTGACTCCTTTTGCTTTACCGCATCAGGTGCTGGAACAACTGCTTGGCTGGCAGTTCCACGGGGTATTGGCTGAGGGAGAACTGGCGTTTTTGGAGTCTCGCAGGGAAGATCCTGATACACTGTTTTTTCAGCATCGTTTAAGGATTGAAGGAAATACAGAATTGGGACTGCATGTGAAAAATTTGGTGGATGCCATTAGGCTGGGATCCATGCCATCCATTCTCCGCTTGGGTTTATTGTGTCTGGCTGAATTTATCAAAGCGGGACAAAAAGAGGGCGTTGATCAGCACGATCGCGCATTATCGTCATGTTAA
- a CDS encoding GNAT family N-acetyltransferase: MLIRVEIPVDAMGIDRLLRQSFETSAEAELVYRLREDGLLTLGIVATDDEGYVIGYVGFTSVDVNGQDHQWVGLAPLAVAEPYRRQGIGEKLVYEGLDSLNEFGYGAVVVLGEPAYYRRFGFRLAKEYQLHCQWPECEDHFQIYTLADVSLEDCHGLITYSDHFDHE, encoded by the coding sequence ATGTTAATCAGGGTCGAAATTCCGGTCGATGCCATGGGTATTGATCGCTTGTTACGTCAATCCTTTGAGACATCGGCAGAAGCTGAGTTAGTTTATCGATTGAGAGAAGATGGTCTGTTGACGTTGGGTATTGTTGCGACTGACGATGAAGGTTATGTGATTGGCTATGTCGGTTTCACATCTGTTGATGTCAATGGTCAGGATCATCAATGGGTTGGGCTAGCGCCATTAGCGGTGGCTGAACCGTACCGTCGTCAGGGAATTGGTGAAAAATTGGTTTATGAAGGGCTGGATAGTCTAAATGAATTTGGCTATGGCGCGGTTGTTGTATTGGGGGAGCCTGCGTATTACCGCCGTTTTGGTTTCAGGCTTGCCAAAGAATACCAATTGCATTGCCAATGGCCAGAGTGTGAGGATCACTTCCAGATATACACGTTGGCGGATGTCTCACTGGAAGATTGTCACGGTCTGATTACGTATTCCGACCATTTTGATCATGAGTGA
- a CDS encoding GIY-YIG nuclease family protein, producing MKSTHWYLYLIRTRNNSLYTGITTDIARRFMQHVSGKGAKALKGKGPLTLVYHSLVEDQGMALKLEYRVKKLSKKQKERLITLQPVCIATYLSEMLVPKIAQSVITHDQNGRNT from the coding sequence ATGAAATCAACCCACTGGTATCTCTATCTGATAAGAACTCGAAACAATTCTCTGTATACTGGGATTACCACAGATATCGCCCGTCGATTTATGCAGCACGTGTCTGGAAAAGGTGCCAAAGCCTTAAAAGGAAAAGGGCCATTAACATTGGTCTACCACAGTTTGGTGGAAGATCAAGGCATGGCCCTGAAGTTGGAATATCGCGTGAAGAAACTCAGTAAAAAACAAAAAGAAAGGCTGATCACTCTCCAACCTGTCTGTATAGCAACCTATTTGTCCGAGATGTTGGTGCCAAAAATAGCTCAGTCAGTCATCACTCATGATCAAAATGGTCGGAATACGTAA
- the bhsA gene encoding multiple stress resistance protein BhsA encodes MKSVKYIVCILALSAISFGSMAATEVQYAKGEKVGVVSVTGAETLDSLTAELSKKADKAGASYFRVISANGQNKLSGVAEIYK; translated from the coding sequence ATGAAATCTGTAAAATATATCGTCTGTATTTTGGCATTAAGTGCTATTTCATTTGGCTCTATGGCTGCAACTGAAGTGCAATATGCTAAAGGAGAGAAGGTTGGGGTTGTTTCAGTTACTGGTGCAGAGACACTGGATAGTCTGACTGCTGAGTTATCCAAAAAAGCTGATAAAGCGGGTGCATCATATTTCCGTGTTATTTCAGCAAATGGTCAGAATAAACTCAGTGGAGTTGCTGAAATCTATAAATAA
- a CDS encoding YhbP family protein — protein MELNENFLTIRRYLAKQHVFTLCTSSSQDLWCASCFYAFDADSMAFWFMTEPDTRHGQMMQQNPVVAGTVAGQTRNIAQIKGIQFRGEITPLTGEAETLARARYCRRFPVALAAKSPIWRLSLSEIKMVDNTLGFGKKLHWQR, from the coding sequence ATGGAATTAAATGAAAATTTCTTAACTATTCGTCGATATCTCGCCAAACAACATGTCTTCACTCTCTGCACTTCCTCATCACAAGATCTATGGTGTGCGAGTTGCTTCTATGCGTTTGATGCCGATAGTATGGCATTCTGGTTTATGACCGAACCGGATACCCGCCACGGCCAGATGATGCAGCAAAATCCAGTAGTTGCCGGCACTGTCGCAGGGCAAACCCGTAACATTGCCCAAATCAAAGGTATTCAATTCCGTGGTGAAATCACACCGCTGACAGGCGAAGCCGAAACTCTTGCCAGAGCACGTTATTGCCGTCGTTTTCCCGTCGCCCTCGCTGCAAAATCCCCTATCTGGCGACTCAGCCTAAGTGAAATAAAAATGGTGGATAACACCCTTGGTTTTGGCAAAAAACTACATTGGCAACGTTAA
- the ridA gene encoding 2-iminobutanoate/2-iminopropanoate deaminase: MSRSIHTENAPAAIGPYVQGVDLGSMVITSGQIPVDPKTGDIPEDITAQTRQSLENVKAIIEQSGLKVADIVKTTVFVKDLNDFTTVNAAYETFFTEHNAPFPARSCVEVARLPKDVKIEIEAIAVRS; the protein is encoded by the coding sequence ATGTCACGTTCCATTCATACCGAGAATGCACCAGCAGCAATCGGCCCTTATGTTCAGGGTGTTGATCTGGGCAGTATGGTTATCACTTCCGGCCAGATCCCTGTTGATCCAAAAACCGGTGACATCCCTGAAGACATTACTGCCCAAACTCGCCAATCTCTGGAGAACGTCAAGGCGATCATCGAACAGTCTGGTCTGAAAGTGGCTGATATCGTGAAAACGACGGTATTTGTCAAAGACTTGAATGACTTCACCACCGTAAACGCAGCTTATGAAACGTTCTTCACTGAACATAACGCGCCATTCCCTGCTCGTTCATGTGTTGAAGTTGCCCGTCTGCCAAAAGACGTGAAAATCGAAATCGAAGCCATTGCGGTTCGCAGCTAA
- the pyrI gene encoding aspartate carbamoyltransferase regulatory subunit codes for MTQDHQLQVEAIKCGTVIDHIPAHIGFKLLSLFKLTETEQRITIGLNLPSNQLGRKDLIKIENTFLTEQQANQLAMYAPHATVNNIENYEVVKKIPINLPKQIDNVLVCPNSNCISHNEPVESSFYVIPTADDVIVRCKYCEKEFDRQAVINND; via the coding sequence ATGACCCAAGACCATCAATTACAAGTAGAAGCTATTAAATGTGGCACCGTTATCGATCACATTCCGGCTCACATCGGTTTCAAATTATTGTCTCTGTTTAAACTCACAGAAACAGAGCAGCGCATTACCATTGGTTTGAACCTGCCTTCCAATCAACTCGGCAGAAAAGATCTGATCAAAATTGAAAATACCTTTCTCACAGAGCAGCAGGCGAACCAGCTCGCGATGTATGCTCCCCATGCTACCGTCAATAATATTGAAAATTACGAAGTTGTGAAGAAGATACCCATCAATTTGCCAAAGCAGATAGACAATGTCCTCGTGTGTCCGAACAGTAATTGTATCAGTCACAATGAGCCCGTTGAGAGCAGCTTTTATGTCATTCCAACCGCCGATGATGTGATAGTCCGCTGCAAATACTGTGAGAAGGAATTTGACCGTCAGGCAGTCATTAACAACGACTAG
- a CDS encoding M15 family metallopeptidase — MENNTVDKIAVEKLFDWEVINGMPINECHEPLEIITDTDKLRQQSAYFFAGIKGSIEYCTVRENVARKLVIASQLLPPHLGLLVLDGWRSRETQQALQEQTQIKIADQYRHLSVEEQKALLQQFVAPAPTEQHQISPHLTGGSVDVTLFDVASGKPLFLGTEFDEVTELSYTAALEKEPEKNMPAILYRRLLYNAMIQVGFTNLPTEWWHYDYGNSLWAFYKNDIAIYGAVDGTRNR, encoded by the coding sequence ATGGAAAATAACACCGTGGATAAAATCGCTGTTGAAAAACTTTTTGATTGGGAAGTAATTAATGGAATGCCTATCAATGAATGTCATGAACCTTTAGAGATAATTACTGATACAGATAAATTAAGACAGCAATCTGCTTATTTTTTTGCTGGTATAAAAGGCTCCATTGAATATTGCACCGTAAGAGAAAATGTCGCCCGAAAATTAGTGATTGCATCACAGCTGCTACCTCCTCATTTAGGGCTTTTGGTATTAGATGGCTGGCGTTCACGGGAAACTCAGCAGGCATTACAGGAGCAAACACAGATAAAAATAGCTGACCAATATCGCCATTTATCTGTTGAAGAACAAAAGGCACTTTTGCAGCAGTTTGTGGCTCCTGCGCCTACGGAACAGCACCAAATCAGTCCCCATCTGACGGGGGGATCCGTGGATGTGACGTTATTTGATGTGGCATCTGGCAAGCCCCTGTTTCTGGGAACTGAATTTGACGAAGTGACTGAGCTGTCTTATACGGCGGCGTTAGAAAAAGAACCCGAAAAAAATATGCCGGCCATTTTATATCGTCGGTTATTGTATAACGCCATGATTCAGGTTGGTTTTACTAACTTACCTACGGAATGGTGGCATTATGATTACGGCAATTCCCTGTGGGCATTTTATAAAAACGATATTGCCATTTATGGTGCTGTGGATGGAACGCGAAACAGATAA
- a CDS encoding DUF819 domain-containing protein — MNNTLITSDNSLMLWAFIMIAVAVAIMVEQRYRWASKIPGAVIALIIAVFASNLNIIPTEAPVYDAVWGYIVPLAIPLLLFKTNLHSIIKESWRLLILFLISSVATMIGAIVSFRLFKEHIPELDKISGMISASYTGGGVNFAAMAAKLEPSQSMTASTIVADNMMMAGYFIILIALSGWTVARKFWGSPHTDAIDNDPDLDKSQTFAAAYWKPKNIALKDIALSLAWSIFIVALSFQLSTWLKALLGQPNSIYQELLFSLISDKYLILTTVTFTLVSIFKETFSKLNGTQELGTYAIYMFFVVIGIPASIEAIISHAPLLFAFVFVIAMINLLLTFAAGKVFKFSLEENILACNANIGGPTTAAAMAISRGWVNLVGPIMVIGTVGYVIGNYVGTFVYFIVGRM; from the coding sequence ATGAACAATACTTTAATTACCTCTGATAATTCATTAATGCTTTGGGCCTTTATTATGATTGCGGTTGCTGTGGCAATTATGGTAGAGCAGCGATACCGATGGGCATCTAAAATACCCGGTGCAGTTATCGCACTGATCATTGCAGTATTCGCGTCTAACTTAAATATCATTCCGACAGAAGCTCCTGTTTACGATGCAGTTTGGGGATATATCGTGCCATTAGCAATCCCCTTGCTGTTATTCAAAACCAATTTACACAGTATTATCAAAGAAAGCTGGCGATTACTGATCTTATTTTTGATTTCTTCCGTTGCCACGATGATTGGCGCGATAGTTTCTTTCCGGCTTTTTAAGGAGCATATCCCGGAACTGGATAAAATCAGCGGTATGATTTCGGCTTCATATACAGGAGGTGGGGTCAACTTTGCGGCAATGGCCGCCAAACTGGAACCTTCCCAAAGTATGACGGCATCCACTATCGTGGCCGATAATATGATGATGGCAGGTTACTTTATTATCCTGATAGCATTATCTGGCTGGACAGTAGCCAGGAAGTTCTGGGGCAGTCCTCATACTGACGCGATAGATAACGATCCAGACTTGGATAAATCCCAGACTTTTGCAGCCGCTTATTGGAAGCCGAAAAATATCGCTCTGAAAGATATCGCCTTATCGCTGGCATGGTCGATTTTTATCGTTGCGCTGTCATTTCAGTTATCTACATGGCTAAAAGCCCTGCTGGGGCAACCAAACAGTATTTATCAGGAACTGCTTTTCAGTTTGATATCCGATAAATACCTGATCCTTACAACTGTGACGTTTACTCTCGTCTCGATCTTTAAAGAAACATTCAGCAAACTGAATGGCACACAGGAATTGGGGACTTACGCTATTTATATGTTCTTTGTCGTGATTGGCATTCCGGCATCAATTGAAGCCATCATTAGCCATGCACCACTGCTGTTTGCTTTTGTTTTTGTAATTGCCATGATCAACCTGTTACTGACCTTTGCTGCGGGAAAAGTGTTTAAATTTAGTCTGGAAGAGAACATTCTGGCCTGTAACGCCAATATCGGGGGGCCAACAACGGCAGCCGCTATGGCAATTAGCCGCGGCTGGGTCAATCTGGTCGGCCCGATTATGGTGATTGGTACAGTCGGTTATGTGATTGGCAACTATGTGGGGACTTTTGTGTACTTTATTGTGGGGCGGATGTAA